A window of Saccopteryx leptura isolate mSacLep1 chromosome 5, mSacLep1_pri_phased_curated, whole genome shotgun sequence contains these coding sequences:
- the LOC136405719 gene encoding GTPase IMAP family member 5-like → MYKDFGDYYRFLAPGPHVLLLVTQLGRFTAQDTVAVRRVKEVYGAEAMRHVVVLFTHMEDLCGGSLHEYVTTTDNLSLRSLVQECDRRYCGFNNRATGEEQRRQLEELMAVVESLERQHQGGFYTNDLFLGAQLLQEGGGENHMHYLAEVHRCIEKQKRDLKRMNHWVYRVFLGVKEWMLSHIGITAFLVIYLLILLVICILIHLGITGGH, encoded by the coding sequence ATGTACAAGGACTTTGGGGACTACTACCGGTTCTTGGCCCCAGGGCCCCACGTGCTGCTGCTGGTGACGCAGCTGGGCCGCTTCACGGCCCAGGACACAGTGGCCGTGAGGAGGGTGAAGGAGGTCTATGGAGCAGAAGCCATGAGACATGTGGTGGTCCTCTTCACCCACATGGAGGACTTATGTGGGGGGTCCTTGCATGAGTATGTAACCACCACGGACAACCTCAGCCTGCGGAGCCTGGTCCAGGAGTGTGACAGGAGGTACTGTGGCTTCAACAACCGGGCCACTGGGGAAGAGCAGAGGAGGCAGCTGGAGGAGCTGATGGCTGTGGTCGAGAGCCTGGAGCGACAGCACCAGGGAGGCTTCTACACAAACGACCTCTTCCTCGGAGCACAGCTGCTCCAGGAAGGCGGCGGAGAAAACCACATGCACTACCTGGCCGAGGTGCACAGGTGCATTGAAAAGCAAAAGCGAGACCTGAAGAGGATGAATCACTGGGTGTACAGGGTGTTCCTCGGAGTCAAAGAGTGGATGCTCTCTCACATTGGGATAACTGCTTTTCTTGTGATATACCTTTTGATTCTTCTTGTGATATGCATTTTGATTCACTTGGGCATTACTGGTGGACACTGA
- the LOC136406597 gene encoding LOW QUALITY PROTEIN: GTPase IMAP family member 2-like (The sequence of the model RefSeq protein was modified relative to this genomic sequence to represent the inferred CDS: inserted 2 bases in 1 codon) → MDHARANPRDQKRALHTEVHRCYLLLAPGTHVLLLVMQLGRFTSQDQQVTQRVRELFGEDALGHTIVLLTHKEDLTGGSLMEYIHNSDNKALRTMVAAXGERAYAFNNQARGSERADQVGELMGVIEGLMMEKRGAHYPNGLYRLVTGPACGPEQSEERVEDFRGALIQHMETQRRHTTGAKENCLKRVLDKILVWIIFYIQLFVKLLILLFCVLLRICCFSYCSLCCLCSLLCSSPLTVLRKLMVIPGWNIGPNARVLEDSDGPVTITVI, encoded by the exons ATGGACCATGCTCGAGCAAATCCCAGAGATCAGAAAAG GGCCCTACACACAGAGGTGCACAGGTGCTACCTGCTCTTGGCCCCGGGAACCCACGTGCTACTCCTGGTGATGCAGCTGGGCCGATtcaccagccaggaccagcagGTCACACAGAGGGTGAGGGAGCTCTTTGGAGAGGACGCCCTGGGACACACAATTGTCCTCTTAACCCACAAGGAAGACCTCACTGGAGGCTCCCTGATGGAGTACATCCACAACTCAGACAACAAAGCCCTACGCACGATGGTGGCAGC TGGGGAAAGAGCTTATGCCTTTAACAACCAGGCAAGAGGGAGTGAGCGGGCTGACCAAGTGGGGGAGCTAATGGGTGTGATTGAGGGTCTAATGATGGAGAAGAGGGGGGCCCACTACCCCAATGGGCTGTACCGCCTAGTGACAGGACCAGCGTGTGGGCCCGAGCAGTCAGAGGAAAGAGTAGAGGATTTCAGAGGGGCTCTTATACAGCACATGGAAACTCAGAGACGTCACACAACTGGGGCCAAAGAGAATTGCTTAAAAAGAGTCCTAGACAAAATATTAGTGtggattatattttatattcagttGTTTGTCAAATTGTTAATTCTCTTATTTTGTGTATTGCTCAGAATATGCTGTTTTTCTTACTGCTCACTCTGTTGCTTGTGCAGTTTGCTCTGTAGCTCACCATTAACTGTGCTCAGAAAATTAATGGTAATTCCTGGATGGAACATTGGTCCGAATGCAAGAGTCCTGGAGGACAGTGATGGACCAGTAACTATCACTGTGATATAG